A single Deltaproteobacteria bacterium DNA region contains:
- a CDS encoding glutamate synthase produces MDNAEKILLSRTELCSQVPILAPNTEEEGGCGVTGFISSIPVTGKNIFEPSVQMHNRGNGKGGGIGAVGFVPEALGVSRQVLDEDYMFHIALLDAGVADEIEDTFIKPYFQIDKSEKLDTIDDYRSIGLDVRPPDIMRYFVRVKNDVLDKYILANNFSSLDRRDAEDEFVYQNSFRINSKYYASLGEKKAFVMSHGRNMMILKIVGYAENVVRYYKLDDFKAHAWLAHQRYPTRGRVWHPGGCHPFSALHEALVHNGDFANYQAVYEYLKQRNYYPLFLTDTEEAACLLDLWSRVYKYPLEYLIEAMAPTSEMDFDMLPAEKQKLYKAIQTHHVNASPDGPWFFIIARNDWKNDQFQLIGITDTAMLRPQVFALQEGEVQIGLICSEKQAIDATLISLEREDPRFGPIADKYWNARGGSYTDGGAFIFSLRDAGDGSGNKKLICTDKFGKVIETPKDKLVCDISKQITVTDECKTIEKKLAGLFAENDTAATAQKIFAYIRDNIAGFDTDRLRFAIETIKGYAVEKDDFQQTATDALTMLNDRRYNTGRIKRSSVQHVLKINLDEIFSATPLITAKSDAGFSRINFATRAQLRAPQKNERTLIIDAERFDPEGDNCDAVMIVAAHKLGWKRFIVYKYRGQRFTGCGFGPATNDVRIDVYGASGDYLASGIDGMEIYVHGNAQDQLCQIMKDGKLVVFGDVGQTFMYGAKGGAAYIMGNAAGRPLINAVGKPRVVINGTALDYLAESFMAGDPLNGGGFVVLNGIGFDDNDGAIREYESPYPGSNIFSLASGGAIYVRDPHRKLVAEQLNGGEFVAMTDADWKLILPYLEENEKLFDISIARLLTVTAETRSPQEVYRKIVPQKTGAPAKNDDGLDEL; encoded by the coding sequence ATGGATAACGCTGAAAAAATATTACTTTCACGCACTGAGCTGTGCAGCCAAGTGCCGATCCTCGCCCCGAATACCGAAGAGGAAGGGGGCTGCGGCGTCACCGGATTTATCAGTTCCATTCCCGTCACCGGGAAGAATATCTTTGAGCCGTCCGTACAGATGCACAACAGAGGCAACGGGAAAGGCGGCGGCATTGGCGCCGTCGGATTTGTTCCCGAAGCCCTGGGCGTCTCCCGGCAGGTCCTGGACGAGGATTACATGTTCCACATCGCCCTCCTGGATGCCGGTGTTGCCGATGAGATTGAAGACACTTTCATCAAACCTTACTTTCAAATTGACAAGTCCGAGAAGCTGGACACGATTGATGACTACCGCAGTATCGGTCTTGACGTCAGGCCCCCGGACATCATGCGTTATTTCGTTCGCGTCAAGAACGACGTCCTGGACAAATACATTCTCGCTAACAATTTCTCCTCCCTGGACCGGCGGGATGCCGAGGACGAGTTTGTCTATCAGAACAGCTTCCGCATCAACTCCAAGTATTATGCTTCCCTCGGTGAAAAAAAGGCCTTTGTCATGTCCCATGGCCGGAACATGATGATTCTGAAAATTGTCGGTTATGCGGAGAATGTGGTCCGTTACTACAAGCTGGACGACTTCAAGGCGCATGCCTGGCTTGCCCACCAGCGATATCCGACCCGCGGTCGCGTCTGGCATCCCGGTGGTTGCCACCCGTTCAGCGCGCTCCATGAGGCGCTGGTACACAACGGTGATTTCGCAAACTATCAAGCCGTTTACGAATATCTCAAACAGCGGAACTACTACCCCCTGTTTCTGACCGATACGGAGGAGGCGGCATGCCTTCTCGATCTGTGGAGCCGTGTTTACAAATATCCCCTGGAGTACCTGATTGAGGCGATGGCGCCGACCTCGGAAATGGATTTTGACATGCTTCCTGCGGAAAAACAGAAGCTGTATAAGGCCATTCAGACCCATCACGTCAATGCGTCGCCCGACGGACCGTGGTTCTTCATTATCGCCCGAAATGACTGGAAGAATGATCAGTTCCAACTGATCGGCATTACGGATACGGCCATGCTCCGCCCCCAGGTGTTTGCCCTGCAGGAGGGCGAGGTGCAGATCGGCCTGATCTGCTCGGAAAAGCAGGCCATTGATGCCACGCTCATATCTCTGGAAAGGGAAGATCCGCGGTTCGGACCCATTGCCGATAAATACTGGAATGCCCGCGGCGGCAGCTATACGGATGGCGGCGCTTTCATCTTCAGCCTCAGGGATGCCGGCGACGGTTCGGGAAACAAGAAACTCATCTGCACCGACAAATTCGGGAAAGTAATTGAAACTCCCAAAGATAAGCTCGTCTGCGACATCTCAAAACAGATCACCGTGACGGATGAATGTAAGACGATAGAAAAAAAACTGGCCGGATTGTTTGCAGAAAATGATACCGCGGCGACCGCGCAAAAAATATTTGCCTATATCCGGGACAATATCGCGGGATTTGATACCGACAGGCTCAGGTTCGCGATTGAAACCATCAAGGGGTATGCCGTGGAAAAGGATGACTTCCAGCAAACGGCTACCGATGCCCTGACAATGTTAAACGACCGGCGGTACAACACCGGCAGAATAAAAAGAAGCTCCGTTCAGCATGTCCTGAAGATCAACCTGGATGAGATTTTTTCCGCTACCCCCCTGATCACGGCAAAGTCTGATGCCGGTTTCAGCCGGATCAACTTTGCCACCCGTGCTCAACTGCGTGCGCCCCAAAAGAACGAAAGGACCCTCATCATTGATGCGGAACGTTTTGATCCGGAAGGCGACAACTGCGATGCGGTGATGATCGTGGCCGCCCACAAACTCGGCTGGAAGAGGTTCATTGTTTACAAATACCGCGGCCAGCGTTTTACCGGCTGCGGGTTTGGCCCCGCAACAAACGATGTGCGGATTGACGTCTATGGCGCTTCGGGCGATTACCTGGCATCGGGTATTGACGGTATGGAGATATATGTTCATGGTAATGCCCAGGATCAGCTTTGCCAGATCATGAAAGATGGGAAGCTGGTAGTATTCGGCGATGTCGGCCAGACCTTCATGTACGGCGCCAAAGGAGGCGCTGCCTACATCATGGGCAACGCAGCGGGACGGCCCTTGATTAACGCCGTCGGCAAGCCGCGGGTGGTCATCAACGGAACAGCTCTGGACTATCTTGCGGAATCGTTCATGGCCGGTGATCCGCTCAACGGCGGCGGCTTTGTTGTTCTAAACGGTATCGGATTCGATGATAACGACGGGGCGATCCGCGAATATGAATCACCCTACCCAGGATCCAATATTTTTTCCCTGGCTTCCGGCGGTGCGATTTACGTGCGAGATCCCCACAGAAAACTGGTCGCTGAACAGCTCAACGGCGGGGAGTTTGTAGCCATGACCGATGCAGACTGGAAATTGATCCTGCCCTATCTTGAAGAGAATGAAAAACTTTTCGATATTTCTATCGCCAGACTTTTAACCGTTACCGCTGAAACAAGATCACCGCAAGAAGTCTACAGAAAAATCGTCCCCCAAAAGACCGGAGCCCCTGCAAAAAACGACGACGGTTTGGATGAACTTTGA
- a CDS encoding glutamate synthase-related protein, giving the protein MKPSTVIIRKMPSRFKHQVPKYKITRSDACINCGTCAKTCPYGVHERVEGHNKVNPPIDYKCIGFECQSEDFCCLAKCPRQALSLSLNPMYDTLGDFRWTADIITGTWIMAETGYPPKRTDLEYNVGNSGGGFDKLRFKFPTHPPQVDKSEISTAIELNRRNDGRAAVFISTPVYGGGMSFGSVSLTTMVSKARNAAIWNTFTCTGEGGYPEMLKPYDDHVITQIATGLFGVSEESVQRVKIIEFKYAQGAKPGLGGHLLGEKNTESVARMREAVEGTSLFSPFPFHSVYSIEDHKKHIDWIKEMNPQALVSVKVSTPNDVDMVAVGSYYAGAHIIHIDGGYGGTGAAPDIAKKNIAMPIEYAIVKVHGFLKDEGVRDAVTLIASGGIRTAHDLAKAICLGADGAVIGTAELVSLECVRCGNCESGRGCARGIASTDSELADLFGEEWATQRLTNMYHAWNVQLVEILQKFGMKSVKELVGRTDLLEHIDYSN; this is encoded by the coding sequence ATGAAACCATCAACGGTAATAATCAGAAAGATGCCTTCGCGATTCAAGCACCAGGTGCCGAAGTACAAGATCACCCGGTCGGATGCCTGCATCAACTGCGGTACGTGTGCCAAGACATGCCCATACGGCGTCCATGAAAGGGTTGAGGGGCACAACAAGGTAAACCCGCCCATAGACTACAAATGCATCGGCTTTGAGTGTCAGAGTGAGGATTTCTGCTGCCTTGCCAAATGCCCGCGCCAGGCGTTGAGTCTGTCTCTCAATCCCATGTATGACACGCTGGGAGATTTTCGCTGGACAGCGGACATTATCACCGGGACATGGATCATGGCCGAGACGGGTTATCCGCCAAAGCGAACGGACCTCGAATATAATGTGGGCAATTCCGGCGGCGGCTTTGACAAGCTACGGTTCAAATTTCCCACCCATCCGCCGCAGGTTGACAAGTCTGAAATCTCCACGGCCATTGAACTGAACCGGAGAAATGACGGACGGGCCGCTGTATTCATCTCAACCCCGGTCTATGGCGGCGGCATGTCCTTCGGATCCGTCAGCCTCACCACCATGGTTTCCAAGGCGCGGAATGCGGCGATATGGAATACCTTTACCTGCACCGGTGAAGGCGGCTACCCGGAGATGCTCAAACCTTATGATGACCACGTGATCACCCAGATCGCCACCGGTCTGTTCGGTGTGAGCGAGGAAAGCGTCCAGCGGGTAAAAATCATCGAGTTTAAATACGCCCAGGGCGCAAAACCAGGCCTCGGCGGACACCTTCTCGGAGAGAAAAATACGGAAAGTGTTGCCCGAATGCGCGAGGCCGTCGAAGGCACATCCCTGTTTTCGCCCTTCCCGTTTCACTCTGTCTATTCCATCGAAGATCATAAGAAGCACATTGACTGGATAAAGGAGATGAATCCGCAGGCCCTGGTTTCCGTTAAGGTTTCCACACCCAATGACGTGGACATGGTTGCCGTCGGTTCATACTATGCCGGCGCGCATATTATCCACATTGACGGCGGTTACGGCGGCACCGGCGCCGCCCCGGATATTGCCAAGAAGAACATTGCCATGCCCATCGAGTACGCCATCGTCAAGGTTCATGGTTTCCTGAAGGATGAGGGCGTCCGGGATGCCGTGACGCTCATCGCCTCCGGCGGCATCCGGACCGCCCATGACCTGGCCAAAGCGATCTGCCTTGGCGCCGACGGGGCTGTCATCGGTACGGCGGAGTTGGTCTCCCTGGAATGTGTCCGCTGCGGCAATTGTGAATCGGGACGAGGCTGCGCCCGGGGTATCGCCTCGACGGACTCCGAACTGGCAGACCTGTTCGGCGAGGAATGGGCGACACAGCGTCTGACCAATATGTACCATGCATGGAATGTCCAGCTGGTCGAGATCCTCCAGAAGTTCGGCATGAAAAGTGTCAAAGAGCTTGTCGGACGGACGGATCTGCTTGAGCATATAGATTACAGCAATTGA
- a CDS encoding glutamate synthase-related protein has product MPKKYHIHAKTTPLDLEYIFKFKIVRGENCINCGKCAKVCIYEAHERQKGDPRKMADPNTVLCRNCFRCIQECPRGALEKSLERNFMDIGGSYWKPDMFITLWKQAEDGKVPVTGAGYRGPFTGTGFDSMWTDMSEIVRPTRDGIHGREYISTSVELGRKLNHLAFDANGQLLSPIHDTVDLPIPILFDIPADSLSGNVKLALIKAAAAINTCIIMPTASITPDVEKYTPNIIPCINHKEIAQHQALLKKARFVAVEYDGELLNNFPVVKDKIKSISSALTIIRIPAVKDVETIVAKLAHSGAEIIHVVADYRGLEVNGPPSPSPRLITDIIRAVHLRLIDERIRDEVTLIFSGGIAMAEHVPKAMLCGADLTAIDLPLLIAIGARLYEEPEKLLVLPAGLEKIPVEIVTQRIINLMGAWHSQLLEVMGAMGIREARRLRGETGRAIFFDEIDKDTFGKLFKKREAASV; this is encoded by the coding sequence ATGCCGAAGAAATATCACATTCACGCGAAAACGACGCCCCTTGATCTGGAGTACATATTCAAGTTCAAGATTGTGCGGGGTGAAAACTGCATTAACTGCGGTAAGTGCGCCAAAGTATGCATTTATGAAGCACATGAACGGCAGAAAGGCGATCCGCGCAAGATGGCGGACCCGAACACGGTGTTATGCAGAAACTGCTTCCGGTGCATCCAGGAGTGCCCCCGGGGAGCCCTGGAGAAATCGCTGGAACGCAACTTTATGGATATCGGCGGTTCTTACTGGAAGCCTGATATGTTCATCACCCTCTGGAAGCAGGCAGAGGACGGAAAGGTGCCGGTTACCGGCGCCGGATACAGGGGACCGTTTACCGGAACGGGGTTCGATAGCATGTGGACGGACATGTCTGAAATCGTCCGCCCGACCCGGGACGGAATCCACGGACGGGAGTATATCAGTACCTCTGTTGAACTGGGCAGAAAACTCAATCATCTGGCCTTTGATGCCAACGGGCAGTTATTATCGCCGATTCACGACACGGTTGATCTTCCCATTCCCATTCTCTTTGATATCCCGGCGGATAGCCTGAGCGGGAATGTCAAGCTTGCCCTAATCAAGGCGGCGGCGGCGATCAACACGTGCATCATCATGCCGACTGCCAGTATAACACCGGATGTTGAAAAATACACCCCCAACATCATCCCCTGCATAAATCATAAAGAAATCGCCCAACACCAGGCCTTACTCAAAAAAGCGCGGTTTGTGGCCGTCGAGTATGACGGTGAACTTCTGAACAATTTCCCGGTCGTGAAAGACAAAATTAAGAGCATCAGCAGCGCCCTGACAATCATTAGAATTCCGGCAGTGAAAGACGTGGAGACCATAGTTGCCAAGCTTGCGCACAGCGGCGCGGAGATTATCCACGTCGTTGCCGACTACCGCGGCCTGGAAGTCAACGGCCCTCCCTCCCCAAGTCCGAGACTGATAACTGACATAATCCGGGCCGTCCACCTGCGGCTTATTGATGAACGGATTCGCGACGAGGTCACCCTTATCTTCTCCGGCGGTATCGCCATGGCGGAACATGTCCCCAAGGCCATGCTCTGTGGTGCCGACTTAACGGCCATAGACTTGCCACTGCTCATTGCCATCGGCGCCCGGTTATACGAAGAGCCGGAAAAGCTGCTGGTTCTCCCGGCAGGATTGGAAAAAATCCCGGTGGAAATCGTCACCCAGAGAATCATAAACCTCATGGGCGCGTGGCATTCGCAGCTCCTTGAGGTGATGGGCGCCATGGGTATCCGTGAAGCCCGTCGTCTGCGGGGTGAAACGGGCCGGGCAATCTTCTTTGATGAAATTGACAAAGACACCTTTGGAAAACTATTTAAAAAAAGAGAAGCAGCGAGCGTATGA
- a CDS encoding FAD-binding protein, translating to MQSVDEFRKIAGDIKILGKMAEREMYSHDIGDVPDIMTKAFFKTQPDFIIQPKNADEIKKVLAFANDWKIPVIPRGAASWGFGGVIPTNAGIVIDLSPFRKILELNTAAKTVTVEAGARWSDIDIMAKKEGLCLMTYPSSKFSTVAGWISTGGYGINSFKYGHLSKQIVSLKVITGVGELKMLSPSDPDFAFFVSTEEEFGIVVEATLKLRDMPEASYAHLLYFHGDSEAFAFIARFVKSRISENLNPNVIRFLDANHLQDTNAVMRAGIFRKSAGVFMEFGSAKDEECFVKFMSQTGNIEEAPRYAASYLWNERLFGMKTKRLGPTILASEIIIPITAAPAFIEKAKILGIRFGVEICIDSYILDEKQALIMATFLCDSRNIKYYINMPLVSMLTKTAVTLGAEPYGLGLWNAAFINALYSGEKQRELKAYKAKVDPNNILNPGKFFGVNSTGFSALVFHPAVFGFSMNIMTLLSPIIGKVATSLLGKDEKIASLDFELSIHACAKCGNCMAVCPAYLITKDEGVTAKGKIALAKKLITGKEVTREEAANAFMCMHCKACEEICQTNLELMMFWDALEKRIEDKFGRPEAQITEFLQQVDDSREYWDMVERNN from the coding sequence ATGCAGTCAGTAGATGAATTCAGAAAGATCGCGGGCGATATAAAAATACTCGGCAAAATGGCTGAAAGAGAGATGTACAGCCATGATATTGGTGATGTTCCCGATATCATGACCAAAGCATTTTTTAAAACACAACCCGATTTTATCATTCAGCCTAAAAACGCGGACGAGATAAAAAAGGTCCTGGCGTTTGCCAATGACTGGAAAATCCCCGTGATACCGAGAGGCGCCGCATCGTGGGGCTTCGGCGGCGTCATCCCGACCAATGCCGGGATCGTCATTGACCTGTCTCCTTTCCGGAAAATCCTGGAGCTCAACACCGCAGCCAAGACCGTCACCGTTGAAGCGGGCGCCCGGTGGAGCGATATTGATATCATGGCCAAGAAAGAGGGCCTGTGTCTGATGACCTACCCCTCAAGCAAGTTTTCCACGGTTGCCGGTTGGATTTCGACGGGCGGCTACGGGATTAACAGCTTCAAATACGGCCACTTATCAAAGCAGATCGTGTCCCTGAAGGTTATCACAGGCGTCGGCGAACTTAAAATGTTATCCCCTTCCGACCCTGATTTCGCCTTTTTTGTATCCACCGAGGAGGAGTTTGGCATCGTGGTTGAGGCCACCCTCAAACTTCGTGATATGCCCGAGGCGTCATACGCCCATCTTCTGTATTTCCATGGCGACAGTGAGGCTTTCGCGTTCATCGCCCGGTTCGTAAAAAGCAGAATCTCAGAGAACCTCAACCCCAACGTCATCCGGTTTTTGGATGCAAATCATCTGCAGGACACAAACGCAGTCATGCGGGCCGGCATATTCAGGAAGAGCGCCGGCGTTTTCATGGAGTTCGGCAGCGCCAAAGATGAAGAGTGTTTTGTGAAATTCATGTCACAGACTGGCAACATTGAAGAAGCGCCGCGTTATGCCGCAAGTTACCTGTGGAACGAGCGCCTGTTCGGGATGAAGACAAAGCGACTGGGACCGACCATCCTGGCAAGCGAAATTATTATCCCGATTACAGCCGCCCCCGCCTTTATTGAAAAAGCAAAGATACTGGGCATCCGTTTCGGCGTTGAAATATGCATAGACTCTTATATCCTCGACGAGAAACAGGCACTCATCATGGCCACCTTCCTTTGCGACTCCAGGAATATAAAATATTATATCAATATGCCCCTGGTTTCCATGCTTACCAAGACGGCTGTTACATTGGGCGCCGAGCCCTATGGACTTGGCCTCTGGAATGCCGCTTTTATCAATGCCCTATACAGCGGTGAAAAACAGCGTGAGCTTAAGGCATACAAGGCCAAGGTAGATCCGAACAATATCCTGAATCCGGGGAAATTCTTCGGTGTTAATTCAACGGGATTCTCCGCCCTTGTCTTCCATCCGGCTGTTTTTGGCTTTTCTATGAATATCATGACGCTGCTGTCACCGATCATCGGTAAGGTGGCCACATCGCTCCTTGGAAAGGATGAAAAAATCGCCAGCCTCGATTTCGAGCTAAGCATCCATGCCTGCGCCAAGTGCGGAAACTGCATGGCCGTATGCCCCGCCTATCTTATCACGAAAGATGAAGGGGTAACTGCAAAAGGGAAGATAGCGCTGGCCAAGAAACTCATTACCGGCAAAGAAGTGACACGGGAAGAAGCAGCAAACGCTTTTATGTGCATGCACTGCAAGGCCTGTGAGGAGATATGCCAGACCAATCTCGAACTCATGATGTTCTGGGATGCGCTGGAAAAAAGGATTGAAGACAAGTTCGGCCGTCCGGAAGCTCAGATTACGGAATTCCTGCAGCAGGTTGACGACAGCAGGGAATACTGGGACATGGTGGAACGGAATAACTAA
- a CDS encoding PEP-utilizing enzyme, which produces MAVCVATPVPTKEERDFRYAKFYDRTKNDFEPNYDKYWEKSKSEMLGRYDTLKDFDYDKATFYELYKQFNFAIETHKRMWEDHFLFMYALYGAYWYFEDLCKQYVGIKETSTDWHRLIRGFDNMLFRQDKVMWELRNKAIEYGIDNIIFNNPSAKVVEELNKTPQGKKWVDVDLYHFMHELGYGWRMIRMMEFVEPTWWEAPENAILHVKQYLLEDRVIKPFPLDAIRERLAKDRAVVEKEIVAKAEAAGCKDMEWFKSLMRLSQRTSSFSEGHDFLYEHRCFSAFRFAMLKIGERLAKVGTIDNADDIFFFIPEELQTMIAMPENYQSGFIARDRRAEWTANKEYLTRPPIMPRDPNMTPPEAGAFMVAAKDPIIAKITIGEFIQPDTSLGALCYGNPGSPGVAEGPACIVITSADLKKLRVGDIMVCPSSQSSYTPVFPLLKGVVCNGGGSLSHGPIVGREWDIPVVANCITGTQLIKDGDMIRIDGTRGLVFKL; this is translated from the coding sequence ATGGCTGTGTGTGTAGCTACACCGGTTCCCACCAAGGAAGAGCGTGATTTCAGGTATGCGAAATTTTACGATCGCACCAAGAACGATTTCGAACCGAATTACGACAAATACTGGGAGAAGAGTAAAAGCGAGATGCTCGGCCGTTATGACACGCTGAAGGATTTTGATTATGATAAAGCGACGTTCTACGAGCTGTACAAACAGTTTAATTTTGCTATCGAGACGCATAAGAGGATGTGGGAAGACCATTTCTTATTTATGTATGCGCTATATGGGGCATACTGGTATTTTGAGGACCTCTGCAAGCAGTACGTTGGGATTAAGGAAACGTCAACGGATTGGCACCGGCTGATCCGAGGGTTTGATAATATGCTTTTCCGGCAGGACAAGGTCATGTGGGAACTCCGGAATAAGGCGATCGAGTATGGGATTGACAACATCATCTTCAACAACCCGTCGGCAAAGGTGGTTGAGGAGCTGAACAAGACACCCCAGGGTAAAAAGTGGGTTGATGTAGATCTCTACCATTTTATGCATGAGCTGGGCTACGGCTGGCGTATGATCCGTATGATGGAGTTTGTAGAACCGACGTGGTGGGAAGCGCCGGAAAACGCTATCCTGCATGTGAAGCAGTACCTGTTGGAAGACAGGGTTATTAAGCCGTTCCCGCTGGATGCTATACGAGAGCGTCTTGCTAAAGACAGAGCGGTAGTGGAGAAGGAGATTGTGGCGAAGGCTGAGGCCGCTGGATGCAAGGATATGGAATGGTTCAAGTCCCTCATGAGACTTTCTCAGAGGACGAGCTCCTTCAGCGAGGGCCATGACTTCCTGTATGAACACAGATGCTTCTCGGCATTCAGATTTGCCATGCTGAAGATTGGCGAGCGTCTTGCCAAGGTTGGGACAATTGATAATGCAGATGACATCTTCTTCTTCATCCCGGAAGAGCTTCAGACCATGATTGCTATGCCCGAGAACTACCAGAGCGGATTCATCGCCAGGGATAGGAGGGCAGAGTGGACTGCCAATAAGGAATACCTGACGCGCCCACCGATAATGCCGAGAGATCCCAACATGACGCCCCCCGAGGCAGGCGCCTTTATGGTAGCAGCTAAAGATCCGATCATCGCGAAGATCACGATTGGTGAATTCATACAGCCGGATACGTCGTTGGGTGCGCTCTGCTATGGTAACCCTGGAAGCCCCGGCGTGGCCGAGGGACCTGCGTGTATCGTTATTACCTCTGCCGACCTGAAGAAGCTGAGAGTTGGGGACATCATGGTTTGTCCATCGTCCCAGTCATCATACACACCGGTATTCCCGTTGCTTAAGGGTGTCGTATGCAATGGCGGAGGCAGTCTGTCCCATGGTCCGATTGTCGGAAGGGAATGGGACATCCCTGTGGTAGCGAACTGTATCACTGGAACGCAGTTGATCAAGGACGGAGACATGATCAGGATCGACGGAACCAGGGGATTAGTATTTAAGTTGTAA
- the bioB gene encoding biotin synthase BioB translates to MFNKLLIDVTEKILADDSFRISYEDACRLAALPEDETTDLIMCANKVRHKFKQNHIVNCSITNAKSGCCTEDCAFCAQSAYHETDIASHDLLSAERLVEDAVSLYESGATEFSMVTSGYMLTDAEMATIGRAANQIRKQTDLAICSSLGVLTESRAAQLKESGVSAYHHNLETARSFFDQVCTTHPYEDDVETVKIAKAAGLKTCCGGILGLGESWEQRVELAITLRDLDVDSIPINFLNPIAGTRMAGRPLLSPMEALKCIALFRLINPRKDITICGGREITLRDLQSWIFAAGANGMLVGNYLTTQGRDIKADMAMIKDLGFTAVEGVSVRTPRQH, encoded by the coding sequence ATGTTCAACAAGCTGTTAATTGATGTGACGGAAAAAATTCTGGCCGATGATAGTTTCCGGATTTCCTATGAAGATGCCTGCCGTCTGGCCGCCCTGCCGGAAGATGAAACAACCGACCTCATCATGTGCGCCAACAAGGTTCGTCATAAATTCAAACAAAACCACATTGTAAACTGTTCCATCACCAACGCCAAGTCGGGCTGCTGTACGGAGGACTGCGCCTTCTGCGCGCAATCAGCCTATCATGAAACGGATATCGCCTCCCATGACCTGCTCAGTGCAGAGCGGCTGGTGGAAGATGCTGTCAGTCTCTACGAAAGCGGCGCCACGGAATTTTCCATGGTCACCAGCGGTTATATGCTGACGGATGCAGAGATGGCCACGATCGGGCGGGCAGCGAACCAGATCAGGAAGCAAACCGACCTGGCGATCTGTTCCTCCCTGGGAGTTCTGACGGAGTCGCGGGCCGCGCAGCTCAAGGAAAGCGGCGTCTCCGCCTACCATCACAATTTGGAAACCGCCCGGAGTTTTTTTGACCAGGTCTGCACGACCCACCCCTACGAAGACGATGTGGAGACGGTAAAAATAGCCAAGGCGGCGGGGCTCAAGACGTGCTGCGGCGGTATTCTGGGGCTGGGCGAGAGCTGGGAACAGCGGGTGGAACTGGCCATTACCTTGCGGGATCTGGACGTGGATTCGATTCCCATCAACTTTCTCAATCCCATTGCCGGCACCCGGATGGCCGGTCGGCCGCTCTTGTCACCCATGGAAGCGCTCAAATGTATTGCCCTTTTCCGCCTGATCAATCCCCGGAAGGATATTACGATCTGTGGCGGCCGCGAGATCACCCTGCGCGACCTGCAGTCCTGGATATTTGCGGCGGGCGCCAACGGCATGCTCGTCGGCAATTATCTGACTACTCAGGGCAGAGATATCAAGGCCGACATGGCAATGATTAAGGACTTGGGGTTTACTGCCGTGGAGGGAGTTTCAGTACGGACACCACGGCAACACTAA